A region of Pyxidicoccus parkwaysis DNA encodes the following proteins:
- a CDS encoding undecaprenyl-phosphate glucose phosphotransferase, translated as MFSRLQRFYTSIKIFADMVMLAVAFGLAYATRFSGLLPITEGIPPWDETLVSLLMVLFIFPVTFKQSRLYATNRARTNTGEVFEVFKSTITATLILVAATYFARERYSRLTLVIFVGYAFVAVTCNRLLFRWVLSEIRRRGHNLKSILVIGAGDLGQRVIETVEGHRELGFRVTGVLTLRPEKVGQYASGVRVIGHVDAVNEILDAHPVDQVIIALPLEDQAHVKRLMEQLALRTVDVRVVPDLYQYITLYGGLEEFGGLPIIRLQGDPMEGWSRVAKRAFDILFSLLAILITSPLMLLTALAVRLTSRGPVLYRQERMGMDGRTFPILKFRTMRVDAEHSGAMMACPGDSRRTPIGTFLRKYSLDELPQFFNVLRGDMSLVGPRPERPVFIEEFKRQIPRYHLRHKVKAGITGWAQINGLRGQTSIQKRIEYDLYYIENWSLLMDLKILVRTALGGFLSKNAY; from the coding sequence GTGTTCAGTCGTCTCCAGCGGTTCTACACGTCCATCAAGATTTTCGCGGACATGGTGATGCTCGCGGTGGCGTTCGGCCTCGCGTACGCCACCCGCTTCTCGGGCCTGTTGCCCATCACCGAGGGCATTCCGCCCTGGGACGAGACGCTCGTCTCGTTGCTGATGGTGCTCTTCATCTTCCCCGTCACCTTCAAGCAGTCGCGCCTGTACGCCACCAACCGCGCGCGTACGAATACGGGCGAGGTGTTCGAGGTCTTCAAGTCCACCATCACCGCGACGCTCATCCTGGTGGCGGCGACTTACTTCGCGCGCGAGCGCTACTCGCGCCTCACGCTGGTCATCTTCGTCGGGTACGCCTTCGTGGCGGTGACGTGCAACCGGCTCCTGTTCCGCTGGGTGCTGAGTGAAATCCGCCGGCGCGGCCACAACCTCAAGTCCATCCTCGTCATCGGCGCTGGAGACCTGGGCCAGCGTGTCATCGAGACGGTGGAGGGCCACCGCGAGCTGGGCTTCCGGGTGACGGGCGTGCTCACGCTGCGGCCGGAGAAGGTGGGCCAGTACGCGAGCGGCGTGCGCGTCATCGGCCACGTGGACGCGGTGAATGAAATCCTGGATGCGCACCCGGTGGACCAGGTCATCATCGCGTTGCCGCTGGAGGACCAGGCGCACGTGAAGCGGCTGATGGAGCAGCTCGCGCTGCGCACCGTGGACGTCCGCGTGGTGCCGGACCTGTACCAGTACATCACCCTCTATGGCGGCCTGGAGGAGTTCGGCGGGCTGCCCATCATCCGCCTCCAGGGCGACCCGATGGAGGGCTGGAGCCGGGTGGCGAAGCGGGCCTTCGACATCCTCTTCTCGCTACTGGCCATCCTCATCACCTCGCCGCTGATGCTGCTCACGGCGCTGGCGGTGCGGCTCACCAGCCGCGGGCCCGTGCTCTACCGCCAGGAGCGCATGGGCATGGACGGGCGCACCTTCCCCATCCTCAAGTTCCGCACCATGCGCGTGGACGCGGAGCACTCCGGCGCGATGATGGCCTGCCCCGGAGACTCGCGCCGCACGCCGATTGGGACCTTCCTTCGCAAGTACTCGCTGGACGAGCTGCCCCAGTTCTTCAACGTGCTGCGGGGCGACATGAGCCTCGTGGGCCCGCGCCCCGAGCGCCCCGTCTTCATCGAGGAGTTCAAGCGGCAGATTCCGCGCTACCACCTGCGCCACAAGGTGAAGGCGGGCATCACCGGCTGGGCTCAAATCAACGGCCTGCGCGGCCAGACTTCCATCCAGAAGCGCATCGAGTACGACCTGTACTACATCGAGAACTGGTCGCTGCTGATGGACCTGAAGATTCTCGTGCGCACCGCGCTCGGCGGGTTCTTGTCGAAGAACGCGTATTGA
- a CDS encoding glycosyltransferase produces the protein MKVALVHDWLVTHRGGERVLDALCEVLPDADIYTLVHKPGTQSPLIESRRIFTSFLQRIPGIHTRYRHFLPLMPRAIEALRLQGDYDLVLSSSHCVAKGLRTPPGTPHLSYVHAPMRYMWDLFDDYFGPGRARLPVRAAAHAVRPWLQQWDRASAARVDHFVANSHHIAAKIRRFWGRDASVVHPPVALERFARLPLEGGGKGGYFLWLGAFAPYKRLDVALEAFRELDAPLWVVGTGQEASRLMSGPVPPHIRFLGNVSDDALPGLYRDARALIFTPEEDFGITPLEAQATGRPVIAFGKGGALETVTSRTGLFFSEQTPAALAAAVRQFEAWEPGFRPEDARSQAERFSRAAFQRAMLAEVDTLLRRVGTSSPVRATGV, from the coding sequence GTGAAGGTCGCCCTGGTCCACGATTGGCTCGTCACCCACCGCGGGGGGGAGCGCGTCCTCGATGCGCTCTGCGAGGTGCTCCCGGACGCGGACATCTACACGCTCGTCCACAAGCCCGGCACGCAGTCCCCGCTCATCGAGTCCCGCCGCATCTTCACCTCCTTCCTCCAGCGCATCCCCGGCATCCACACGCGCTACCGGCACTTCCTCCCGCTGATGCCGCGCGCCATCGAAGCCCTGCGCCTGCAGGGCGACTACGACCTGGTCCTCTCCTCCAGCCACTGCGTCGCCAAGGGCCTGCGCACCCCGCCGGGCACGCCGCACCTCAGCTACGTGCACGCGCCCATGCGGTACATGTGGGACCTCTTCGACGACTACTTCGGCCCGGGCCGCGCGCGCCTGCCCGTGCGCGCCGCCGCCCACGCGGTGCGGCCGTGGCTCCAGCAGTGGGACCGCGCGTCCGCCGCGCGCGTGGACCACTTCGTCGCCAACAGCCACCACATCGCCGCGAAGATTCGCCGCTTCTGGGGGCGCGACGCCTCCGTCGTCCACCCGCCCGTGGCCCTGGAGCGCTTCGCCCGGCTGCCGCTGGAGGGAGGCGGGAAGGGTGGCTACTTCCTGTGGCTCGGCGCCTTCGCTCCGTACAAGCGGCTGGACGTGGCGCTGGAGGCGTTCCGAGAGCTGGACGCGCCGCTGTGGGTGGTGGGCACGGGGCAGGAGGCCTCGCGCCTCATGTCCGGGCCGGTGCCGCCGCATATCCGCTTCCTCGGCAACGTCTCCGACGATGCGCTGCCGGGCCTGTACCGCGACGCGCGCGCGCTCATCTTCACGCCCGAGGAGGACTTCGGCATCACCCCGCTGGAGGCCCAGGCCACCGGCCGCCCCGTCATCGCCTTCGGCAAGGGCGGCGCGCTGGAGACGGTGACGTCGCGCACCGGCCTCTTCTTCTCCGAGCAGACGCCCGCCGCGCTCGCCGCCGCCGTGCGCCAGTTCGAGGCCTGGGAGCCCGGCTTCCGCCCCGAGGACGCTCGCTCGCAGGCCGAGCGGTTCAGCCGCGCCGCCTTCCAGCGCGCCATGCTCGCGGAAGTGGACACTCTCCTCAGGAGGGTGGGGACGTCCTCCCCAGTCCGCGCCACCGGAGTGTGA
- a CDS encoding glycosyltransferase family 4 protein: MVQGRLHGIARYALELARRMPALAPDLRFSALVGPKGLPSGLGELTPSMPVLRSRAGFLSPFEQPALLADLSRLKPDVFHATSFSLPLFWDGRLVATLHDANHLALADQYTPVQSLYYRMVVGPRAKRASALVTVSEFSREELAKYLHLSPYRLQVIHNGVDARFQPPTPGEAKAFRDKHELPARYVAAVGNAKRFKNLALLKHVAPELPVPVVLLAGKGAVAHELGLHENVLDLEELPEAEMPLFYGAATALLLPSKYEGFGLPALEAMAAGCPVLVADATALPEVVGGAALRLPPDDARAWLETTLRVLRDDVLRSELIELGRERAARFSWDDCAKRTLAVYRRVLETPSAPASRG; this comes from the coding sequence ATGGTGCAGGGACGGCTGCATGGAATCGCGCGCTACGCGCTGGAACTGGCGCGGCGCATGCCCGCGCTCGCACCCGACTTGCGCTTCAGCGCGCTGGTGGGGCCCAAGGGGCTCCCCTCGGGACTGGGTGAGCTGACGCCGTCCATGCCGGTGCTCCGCTCGCGCGCGGGATTCCTCTCCCCCTTCGAGCAGCCCGCGCTGCTGGCGGACCTGTCGAGGCTGAAGCCGGACGTGTTCCACGCCACGTCATTCTCCCTGCCGCTGTTCTGGGACGGGCGGCTGGTGGCCACGCTGCATGACGCCAACCACCTGGCGCTGGCGGACCAGTACACGCCGGTGCAGTCGCTCTACTACCGCATGGTGGTGGGGCCGAGGGCGAAGCGGGCCTCGGCGCTGGTGACGGTGTCCGAATTCTCCCGCGAGGAGCTGGCGAAGTACCTCCACCTGTCGCCGTACCGCCTGCAGGTGATTCACAACGGCGTGGACGCGCGCTTCCAGCCGCCGACGCCAGGAGAGGCGAAGGCCTTCCGTGACAAGCACGAGCTGCCCGCGCGGTACGTGGCGGCGGTGGGCAACGCGAAGCGCTTCAAGAACCTGGCGCTCCTGAAGCATGTGGCGCCGGAGCTGCCGGTGCCGGTGGTGCTGCTGGCGGGCAAGGGCGCGGTGGCGCACGAGCTGGGGCTGCACGAGAACGTGCTGGATTTGGAGGAGCTGCCCGAGGCGGAGATGCCGCTGTTCTACGGCGCGGCGACGGCGCTGCTGCTACCGTCGAAGTACGAGGGCTTCGGCCTGCCGGCGCTGGAGGCGATGGCGGCGGGCTGCCCGGTGCTGGTGGCGGACGCAACGGCGTTGCCGGAGGTGGTGGGCGGAGCGGCGCTGCGGCTGCCGCCGGACGACGCGAGGGCGTGGCTGGAGACGACGCTGCGCGTGCTGCGCGACGACGTGCTGCGCAGCGAGCTGATTGAGTTGGGCCGCGAGCGCGCGGCGCGCTTCTCCTGGGACGACTGCGCGAAGCGCACGCTCGCGGTGTACCGGCGGGTGCTGGAGACGCCTTCCGCTCCAGCCTCGCGCGGGTGA
- a CDS encoding O-antigen ligase family protein, with product MDSAPPTPVDPRFRRAVAGVFVLWAVGLVLAEVVLQVAAGAAVLLAGILVARKRLRLAPDVRAYVVASVALVAWQLVSPAVALLTGAAQKWPRGSRYGQVLDTVAGAAAACIGTVGVPWLLLAAVVAGGWLLAAALGLFQNRVKWPWTPPAFLKLSVDRLHENFGTDESPRYAAGGFFFHRLRFAHGAIAALGPALAVLGGSEVARRRAVAGVVVLGMLVSIYNAFARAALGAALIVSVVALLLLVQGRARRVGLVLLAAVVLAVGVSPAWRARLGKAVGNIYGGERELAMSVGWILVREHPLTGVGFGNHKAAAMATAPETGINDFLATDSHNLWLTAWAETGLVGLVLLAAMHALLAKALIRRHREGSLAATGALLSWVGFHVLSLVHYLPFHPSVHLSFALVWGLGLCEGSGVLRDGAAEGPAGSNVKS from the coding sequence ATGGACTCCGCTCCTCCGACGCCGGTGGACCCGCGCTTCCGCCGCGCGGTGGCCGGAGTGTTCGTGTTGTGGGCGGTGGGGCTGGTGCTCGCGGAGGTGGTGCTCCAGGTGGCCGCGGGCGCGGCGGTGCTGCTCGCGGGCATCCTGGTGGCGCGCAAGCGGCTGCGGCTGGCGCCGGATGTCCGCGCGTACGTGGTGGCCAGCGTGGCGCTGGTTGCGTGGCAGCTCGTGTCGCCCGCGGTGGCGCTGCTGACGGGCGCGGCGCAGAAGTGGCCGCGTGGCTCGCGCTACGGGCAGGTGCTGGACACGGTGGCGGGCGCGGCGGCGGCGTGCATCGGCACGGTGGGCGTGCCCTGGCTGCTGCTGGCGGCGGTGGTGGCGGGAGGCTGGCTGCTGGCCGCGGCGCTGGGGCTGTTCCAGAACCGGGTGAAGTGGCCGTGGACGCCGCCCGCGTTCCTCAAGCTGAGCGTGGACCGCCTGCACGAGAACTTCGGCACGGACGAGTCTCCGCGCTACGCGGCCGGAGGCTTCTTCTTCCACCGGCTGCGCTTCGCGCATGGGGCCATCGCGGCGCTCGGGCCGGCGCTGGCGGTGCTGGGTGGCTCCGAGGTGGCGCGGCGCAGGGCGGTGGCGGGCGTGGTGGTGCTGGGGATGCTGGTGTCCATCTACAACGCCTTCGCGCGGGCGGCGCTGGGCGCGGCGCTGATTGTCAGCGTGGTGGCGCTGTTGCTGCTCGTGCAGGGGAGGGCGCGGCGGGTGGGGCTGGTGCTGCTGGCGGCGGTGGTGCTGGCCGTCGGAGTGTCACCCGCGTGGCGCGCGCGGCTGGGCAAGGCGGTGGGGAACATCTACGGCGGCGAGCGCGAGCTGGCCATGTCCGTGGGGTGGATTCTGGTGCGCGAGCACCCGCTGACGGGCGTGGGCTTCGGCAACCACAAGGCCGCGGCCATGGCCACGGCGCCCGAGACGGGCATCAACGACTTCCTCGCCACGGACTCGCACAACCTCTGGCTCACCGCGTGGGCGGAGACGGGGCTGGTGGGGCTGGTGCTGCTGGCGGCCATGCACGCGCTGCTGGCAAAGGCGCTCATCCGGAGGCACCGCGAGGGCTCGCTGGCGGCGACGGGTGCGTTGCTGTCGTGGGTGGGCTTCCACGTGCTTTCGCTGGTGCACTACCTGCCGTTCCATCCCAGCGTGCACCTGTCCTTCGCGCTCGTGTGGGGACTGGGGCTGTGCGAGGGCAGTGGAGTGCTGCGGGATGGCGCGGCGGAGGGGCCTGCGGGCTCCAATGTGAAGAGTTGA